One Deinococcus roseus DNA window includes the following coding sequences:
- a CDS encoding ABC transporter ATP-binding protein produces the protein MADVILEKVYKRYGKVTAVTDFNLHIHDREFMVFVGPSGCGKSTTLRMIAGLEDISDGTLRIGDRVMNDVPPKDRDIAMVFQNYALYPHMNVYENMAFGLRLRKTPKAEIDKRVREAAKILQIEHLLDRKPKELSGGQRQRVALGRAIVREPKVFLMDEPLSNLDAKLRVEMRSQISKLHRRLGATVIYVTHDQVEAMTMGTRIVVMRDGVIQQVDTPLNLYDNPKNKFVAGFIGSPSMNFVTATVQGGRFTGQGFAILPTGGLAQSLRGYEGKQVWMGIRPEHIGMKGYTAIPEDATNVIRATVEVVEPLGAQTDVIVDLGGQTLIAKVDGHAPVRPGDQVELLVDRSRLYAFDMQTELALTR, from the coding sequence ATGGCAGACGTAATCTTAGAGAAGGTCTACAAGCGCTACGGCAAAGTCACCGCAGTCACCGATTTCAACCTGCACATCCATGACCGTGAATTCATGGTGTTCGTCGGTCCTTCGGGCTGCGGAAAGTCCACCACCCTGCGAATGATCGCCGGTCTGGAAGACATCTCTGACGGCACCTTGCGCATTGGCGACAGGGTGATGAACGACGTTCCCCCCAAGGACCGCGACATCGCCATGGTGTTCCAGAACTACGCACTTTACCCCCACATGAACGTGTACGAGAACATGGCTTTCGGTCTGCGTCTGCGCAAGACCCCCAAAGCCGAAATCGACAAGCGTGTGCGTGAAGCCGCCAAGATTCTGCAAATCGAGCACCTGCTGGACCGCAAACCCAAGGAACTCTCCGGGGGTCAGCGTCAGCGTGTTGCTCTGGGTCGCGCCATCGTGCGTGAACCCAAAGTGTTCCTCATGGACGAGCCCCTTTCCAACCTGGACGCCAAGCTCCGTGTGGAAATGCGCTCACAGATCAGCAAGCTTCACCGCCGTCTGGGTGCCACCGTCATTTACGTGACCCACGACCAGGTCGAAGCCATGACCATGGGCACCCGCATTGTCGTCATGCGTGACGGAGTGATCCAGCAAGTGGACACCCCCCTCAACCTGTACGACAACCCCAAAAACAAATTCGTGGCAGGCTTCATCGGCAGCCCCTCCATGAACTTCGTCACTGCAACCGTGCAGGGCGGACGTTTCACCGGCCAGGGTTTCGCCATCCTGCCCACTGGTGGTCTGGCCCAGTCCCTGCGTGGCTACGAAGGCAAGCAGGTCTGGATGGGCATCCGTCCCGAGCACATCGGCATGAAAGGCTACACCGCCATTCCTGAAGATGCCACCAACGTGATCCGCGCCACCGTGGAAGTGGTGGAGCCTCTCGGAGCCCAGACCGACGTGATTGTCGACCTTGGTGGTCAGACCCTGATCGCCAAAGTGGACGGACACGCCCCTGTGCGCCCTGGTGACCAGGTTGAACTGCTGGTGGACCGCAGCCGTCTGTACGCTTTCGACATGCAGACCGAGCTGGCCCTGACCCGCTAA
- the secA gene encoding preprotein translocase subunit SecA: MFALLKKAFDNNKRDVQRLRKTVVDPVNAMEAEMEKVTDLADAFMKLRAQVQNGEKTLDQVLVPGFALIREAAKRTIGKRHYDVQLIGGASLHQGRIAEMKTGEGKTLVATLALALNALEGKGCHLVTTNDYLAKVGAEEMGLVYRTLGLTVGLIQHDLQPAQRKAAYACDITYVTNSELGFDYLRDNMAQGPDQLVLRAEHPVNFAIVDEVDSILIDEARTPLIISGATEKATDQYFVISKLVKRLTRGEPAEPGVRTEPTGDYTIEEKSKGVHLTEGGITRIEKMLSIDNLYSPDHMQKAHMIVQALRAQDLYFREKDYIITPNEKGELEVVIVDEFTGRQMPGRRYGEGLHQAIEAKEGVPIQNENQTLATITYQNFFRLYTKFSGMTGTAKTEEKEFLDIYGSDVLVIPTNLPVIRKDHDDLVYRTKAGKYAAVIDEIVERHQTGQPMLVGTASIETSEHLSKLLSDPQQYGEFVNQLANMLMAKVEKNEGLKAKLQEMFKGLKREELESLRSEMPKNALEVFDLFVKRLKTLEGLARGVKHQVLNAKYHESEANIIAQAGRLGAVTIATNMAGRGTDIMLGGNVEFIAGDLVEQISLSRYQPDIETFIKAMARKDPNARDMGLKAGVHPKIIERIEKSRDQIEADRQKVKELGGLHIVGTERHESRRIDNQLRGRAGRQGDPGSSKFFVSFEDDLMRLFANDRVLAMLDRIGMDDTQPIAAGMVTGAIERAQGRVEERNFAIRKQLLEFDNVLGKQREVIYAQRREVLLGEDVQIEESIEGMIGDYVESALYTYAPENISPEDWDLGQLKAELEEHIPHFEAFNFESLKGNTVDECHRSMLEYAADSHDKRKEELGSGLYMGIGRYVLLQNVDQYWKEHLHAMEVLRQGIFLRGYGQRDPFQEYKFEGTKMFNEMIDTLKGEVTKFMFRLQVNQGSEA, encoded by the coding sequence ATGTTTGCACTTTTAAAGAAGGCTTTCGACAACAACAAACGCGACGTTCAGCGCTTGCGCAAAACCGTCGTTGACCCCGTAAATGCCATGGAAGCAGAGATGGAAAAGGTCACCGATCTGGCAGATGCATTCATGAAACTGCGTGCCCAGGTTCAGAACGGTGAAAAGACCCTCGACCAGGTGCTGGTGCCCGGTTTTGCCCTGATCCGTGAAGCCGCCAAACGCACCATCGGCAAACGCCACTACGATGTGCAGCTCATTGGTGGGGCTTCCCTGCACCAGGGCCGCATTGCAGAAATGAAAACCGGTGAAGGGAAAACCCTGGTGGCAACCCTGGCCCTGGCCCTCAACGCCCTGGAAGGCAAAGGCTGCCATCTGGTCACCACCAACGATTACCTCGCCAAAGTGGGTGCAGAGGAAATGGGTCTGGTCTACCGCACCCTGGGCCTCACCGTGGGTCTGATCCAGCACGACCTGCAGCCTGCCCAGCGCAAAGCCGCTTACGCCTGTGACATCACTTATGTCACCAACAGCGAACTGGGCTTCGATTACCTGCGTGACAACATGGCCCAGGGCCCCGACCAGCTGGTGCTGCGCGCCGAACACCCCGTGAACTTTGCCATCGTGGACGAAGTGGACTCCATCCTGATCGACGAGGCCAGAACCCCCCTGATCATCTCCGGAGCCACCGAGAAAGCCACCGACCAGTACTTTGTGATCTCCAAACTGGTCAAACGCCTCACCAGAGGAGAGCCCGCCGAACCCGGAGTGCGCACCGAACCCACCGGTGACTACACCATTGAAGAGAAATCCAAAGGGGTGCACCTGACCGAAGGCGGCATCACCCGCATTGAGAAGATGCTCTCCATCGATAACCTGTACAGCCCGGACCACATGCAGAAAGCCCACATGATTGTGCAGGCCCTGCGTGCCCAGGACCTGTACTTCCGCGAGAAAGACTACATCATCACACCCAACGAAAAAGGCGAGCTCGAAGTGGTGATCGTGGACGAGTTCACTGGACGCCAGATGCCCGGACGCCGCTATGGTGAAGGCCTGCACCAGGCCATTGAAGCCAAAGAAGGCGTGCCCATCCAGAACGAAAACCAGACGCTGGCGACCATCACCTACCAGAATTTCTTCCGTCTGTACACCAAATTCTCCGGCATGACGGGTACCGCCAAAACCGAAGAAAAAGAGTTCCTGGACATTTACGGATCTGACGTGCTGGTGATCCCCACCAACCTGCCCGTGATCCGCAAAGACCACGACGATCTGGTGTACCGCACCAAAGCAGGCAAATACGCTGCCGTCATTGATGAGATTGTGGAGCGCCACCAGACCGGGCAACCCATGCTGGTGGGCACAGCCAGCATCGAAACCAGCGAACACCTCTCCAAGCTGCTTTCTGATCCCCAGCAATACGGCGAGTTTGTCAATCAACTGGCCAACATGCTGATGGCCAAAGTTGAGAAGAACGAAGGCCTGAAAGCCAAACTGCAGGAAATGTTCAAGGGCCTCAAGCGCGAGGAACTGGAATCCCTGCGCAGTGAGATGCCCAAGAATGCCCTGGAGGTCTTTGACCTGTTCGTGAAGCGCCTCAAAACCCTGGAAGGTCTGGCCCGTGGGGTCAAACACCAGGTGCTGAACGCAAAATACCACGAAAGCGAAGCAAACATCATTGCACAGGCAGGCCGTCTGGGGGCCGTCACCATCGCCACCAACATGGCAGGTCGTGGTACAGACATCATGCTGGGTGGCAACGTGGAATTCATTGCTGGAGACCTGGTCGAGCAGATCAGCCTCTCCCGTTACCAGCCTGACATTGAGACCTTCATCAAGGCAATGGCCCGCAAGGACCCCAATGCCCGCGACATGGGCCTCAAAGCAGGCGTGCACCCCAAGATCATCGAGCGCATTGAGAAATCCCGCGACCAGATTGAAGCGGACCGCCAGAAAGTCAAAGAGCTGGGTGGCTTGCACATTGTGGGTACAGAACGCCACGAATCCCGCCGCATTGACAACCAGCTGCGTGGACGTGCAGGACGTCAGGGGGACCCCGGTTCCAGCAAATTCTTCGTGTCCTTTGAAGACGACCTGATGCGCCTTTTCGCCAATGACCGGGTGCTGGCCATGCTGGACCGCATCGGCATGGACGACACCCAGCCCATTGCCGCAGGCATGGTGACCGGAGCCATTGAACGGGCACAGGGCCGGGTGGAAGAACGCAACTTCGCCATTCGCAAACAGTTGCTGGAATTCGACAACGTGCTGGGCAAACAGCGTGAAGTGATCTACGCCCAGCGCCGTGAAGTGCTGCTCGGTGAAGACGTGCAGATCGAAGAGAGCATCGAAGGCATGATCGGGGATTACGTCGAATCTGCCCTCTACACCTATGCCCCAGAAAACATCAGCCCTGAAGACTGGGATCTGGGCCAGCTCAAAGCCGAACTGGAAGAGCACATCCCCCACTTTGAGGCGTTCAACTTCGAGTCCCTGAAAGGCAACACTGTGGACGAGTGCCACAGAAGCATGCTGGAATACGCTGCAGATTCCCATGACAAACGCAAAGAAGAACTGGGAAGCGGCCTGTACATGGGCATTGGTCGTTATGTGTTGCTGCAAAACGTGGACCAGTACTGGAAAGAGCACCTGCATGCCATGGAAGTGCTGCGTCAGGGCATCTTCCTGCGTGGTTACGGCCAGCGTGATCCCTTCCAGGAATACAAATTTGAAGGAACCAAGATGTTCAACGAGATGATCGACACCCTTAAAGGTGAAGTCACCAAGTTCATGTTCAGGCTGCAGGTCAACCAGGGATCTGAAGCTTAA
- the tsaD gene encoding tRNA (adenosine(37)-N6)-threonylcarbamoyltransferase complex transferase subunit TsaD has protein sequence MGIDTSCDDTGVGIVRVQNGKPEVLANALWSQKVHRQYGGVMPEVASREHVERIDAILEDALSQAGIPLSTISAVAATRGPGLVGALLVGLTYGKGLAQGLGVSFYAMHHLEGHIQAAVSEHPDLPFPHLALVVSGGHTHLFKVNAPGQYELVGATRDDAAGEAFDKVARMLGLGYPGGPAISKAAERGDPAGVALPRPLLGQKGFDFSFSGLKTACMLAVKSGVNADDLAASFQSRVVESLVQTTKRAARALGLKHVVVSGGVAANQALRTAFKQSGLKSHFPPMHLNTDNGAMIALAAVKNVLAGDVGNDWEAEAEAYLPLAQVPH, from the coding sequence CTGGGCATTGACACCAGTTGTGATGACACCGGGGTTGGGATTGTGCGGGTGCAGAACGGCAAGCCTGAGGTGCTGGCCAATGCCCTGTGGTCCCAGAAGGTGCACCGGCAGTATGGCGGGGTGATGCCAGAAGTGGCTTCCCGTGAGCATGTGGAGCGCATCGATGCCATTCTGGAAGATGCCCTTTCCCAGGCTGGAATTCCGCTTTCCACAATTTCGGCGGTGGCTGCCACCCGTGGACCTGGTCTGGTGGGCGCTTTGCTGGTGGGTTTGACTTATGGCAAGGGGCTGGCCCAGGGACTGGGGGTGTCTTTTTATGCCATGCACCACCTGGAGGGGCACATTCAGGCTGCAGTGTCTGAGCATCCCGATCTGCCTTTTCCCCATCTGGCCCTGGTGGTGTCTGGAGGGCACACCCACCTCTTCAAGGTGAATGCTCCCGGGCAATATGAACTGGTTGGGGCCACCCGTGATGATGCGGCGGGAGAGGCCTTTGACAAGGTGGCCCGCATGCTGGGCCTGGGTTATCCGGGAGGGCCTGCCATCAGCAAGGCTGCGGAGAGGGGAGACCCTGCCGGGGTTGCCCTGCCGCGTCCTCTGCTGGGTCAGAAGGGGTTCGATTTCTCTTTCTCAGGCCTCAAAACGGCCTGCATGCTGGCGGTGAAATCTGGCGTAAATGCAGATGATCTGGCAGCCAGTTTTCAGTCCAGGGTGGTGGAATCGCTGGTGCAGACCACCAAACGGGCAGCCAGAGCCCTGGGCCTGAAACATGTGGTGGTGTCTGGAGGGGTGGCGGCCAATCAGGCGTTAAGGACCGCTTTCAAGCAGAGTGGTTTGAAAAGCCACTTCCCTCCCATGCACCTCAACACCGATAATGGAGCGATGATTGCCCTGGCTGCAGTCAAAAATGTGCTGGCTGGAGACGTGGGCAACGACTGGGAAGCTGAAGCTGAAGCTTACTTGCCGCTGGCACAGGTGCCTCACTGA
- a CDS encoding sugar phosphate isomerase/epimerase family protein has translation MNYGLQCWTIRDELQKDYEGSLKKAAEMGFQGVELFGEIPGPAHIKSVLDEVGLKVVGRHTSLDSLKNNLADLIEECKTLDTQYLTCAWSKATEEQSWQYIQTVLTEAAQGLEGTGITLQYHNHEHELLEEHQGEKVFDFLLKAQGLNPELDVAWLHAGGVSPVAYLQKYAGRVPLLHLKDVKSKPEGGWQTVELGNGEVPLQQILAEAPNAGVKWLLIEQDNCKGSPWDSLQQSLDHLKSQSVI, from the coding sequence ATGAATTACGGCCTGCAATGCTGGACCATCCGCGACGAGCTGCAAAAAGACTACGAAGGCTCCCTCAAAAAAGCCGCAGAAATGGGCTTTCAGGGGGTGGAACTGTTCGGGGAAATTCCCGGACCTGCCCACATCAAAAGCGTGCTGGACGAGGTGGGCCTCAAAGTGGTGGGGCGTCACACCAGCCTGGACAGCCTCAAAAACAACCTTGCTGATTTGATCGAAGAATGCAAAACCCTGGACACCCAGTACCTGACCTGTGCATGGTCCAAAGCCACCGAAGAGCAGTCCTGGCAGTACATCCAGACTGTTCTGACCGAAGCGGCTCAGGGCCTGGAAGGCACGGGCATCACCCTGCAGTACCACAACCATGAGCATGAACTGCTGGAAGAACACCAGGGCGAGAAGGTCTTTGACTTCCTGCTGAAAGCCCAGGGCCTCAACCCTGAACTGGACGTGGCCTGGCTGCATGCTGGAGGCGTGAGTCCTGTGGCTTACCTGCAGAAATACGCAGGCCGGGTGCCTCTCCTGCACCTCAAAGATGTGAAATCCAAACCCGAGGGCGGCTGGCAGACCGTGGAACTGGGCAACGGAGAAGTGCCCTTGCAGCAAATCCTGGCTGAAGCTCCCAATGCAGGCGTGAAGTGGCTTTTGATCGAGCAGGACAACTGCAAAGGCTCTCCCTGGGACAGCTTGCAGCAGAGCCTGGACCACCTGAAAAGCCAGTCTGTGATCTGA
- a CDS encoding metal ABC transporter permease: protein MELLQDFLTLPFLQRALMAGVVIGLMCGYYGVFIVQRGLSFLGDGLAHAAFGGVALGLLLGWTPLWVALPFTVLVSLGITFLREKTELQGDTAIGIFFAVSVALGVLFLGLKKDYTADAFSYLFGSILSVGTTDLVVIGVLLLVTLALIPKTWKHLAYSTFDPELASSDGVNVRGLNYFLSVVIAVTVVVSVKVIGIVMVASFLVIPAASARLRSSTLYQMTLWSSGLAALASVVGLLASYLINVPSGSTIILAQALFFILAAVLPKKTRT from the coding sequence ATGGAACTCTTGCAGGATTTTCTGACCCTGCCCTTTTTGCAGCGCGCTCTGATGGCAGGCGTGGTGATTGGGCTGATGTGCGGGTATTACGGGGTTTTCATTGTGCAGCGTGGTCTGAGCTTTCTGGGTGATGGTCTGGCCCATGCGGCTTTTGGAGGGGTGGCCCTGGGATTGCTGCTGGGCTGGACACCGCTCTGGGTGGCTTTGCCCTTTACCGTGCTGGTCAGTCTGGGCATCACCTTCCTGCGTGAAAAGACAGAGTTGCAGGGAGACACCGCCATCGGGATTTTCTTTGCGGTTTCGGTGGCGCTGGGGGTGCTGTTTCTGGGCCTCAAGAAGGATTACACCGCAGATGCTTTCAGTTACCTGTTTGGCAGCATCCTGAGTGTGGGGACCACAGATCTGGTGGTGATTGGTGTGCTTTTGCTGGTCACGCTGGCCCTGATTCCAAAAACCTGGAAGCACCTTGCTTACAGCACCTTCGATCCAGAACTGGCCTCTTCAGATGGGGTGAACGTAAGGGGACTGAATTACTTTTTATCCGTGGTCATTGCGGTTACAGTGGTGGTGAGCGTCAAGGTGATCGGCATCGTGATGGTGGCGTCCTTTCTGGTGATCCCTGCCGCCTCGGCACGGCTGCGCAGCAGCACCCTCTACCAGATGACCCTGTGGTCTTCTGGACTGGCCGCACTCGCCAGTGTGGTGGGACTGCTGGCCTCCTACCTGATCAACGTTCCTTCCGGTTCGACCATCATTCTCGCTCAGGCGCTGTTTTTCATTCTGGCAGCGGTTCTCCCCAAAAAAACCCGTACTTGA
- a CDS encoding undecaprenyl-diphosphate phosphatase: MFDWIKAAIMGVVEGITEFLPISSTGHLIVTSDLLKFTGSDTFEIVIQLGGVLAVLVFYFRDILKQAQGLTTSREVRRFWASIIVAVLPAVTLAFFFKDQIQKYLFNSTTVAISLIVGGIVLWIIESLPRRETTRETTEITFTQALIVGLAQICSLIPGVSRSASTIMGGMLSGMSRSAATGFSFYLSIPVLGGASLYSLVKDLEHLGNAGAGNIMIGLLVSFATSLLAIGWLLKFISKHNFKGFAIYRIVAGVVILVLAATGVISHTRA, translated from the coding sequence ATGTTTGACTGGATCAAAGCTGCAATCATGGGCGTGGTGGAAGGCATCACCGAATTTCTGCCCATCTCATCAACCGGACACTTGATTGTCACTTCAGATTTGCTGAAGTTCACAGGCAGTGACACCTTTGAAATTGTGATTCAACTGGGAGGGGTGCTGGCGGTGCTGGTGTTTTACTTCCGGGACATCCTCAAGCAGGCCCAGGGACTCACCACCTCCAGGGAGGTGCGGCGCTTCTGGGCCAGCATCATTGTTGCTGTTCTGCCTGCAGTCACACTGGCTTTCTTCTTCAAAGACCAGATTCAGAAGTACCTGTTCAACTCCACCACGGTGGCCATTTCCCTGATTGTGGGGGGCATTGTGCTGTGGATCATTGAATCCCTTCCCAGACGGGAAACCACCCGGGAAACCACCGAAATCACCTTCACCCAGGCCCTGATCGTGGGTCTGGCGCAAATCTGCTCCCTGATTCCAGGGGTGTCCAGAAGCGCCAGCACCATCATGGGGGGCATGCTGTCTGGCATGAGCCGCTCTGCAGCAACCGGATTCAGTTTTTACCTGTCCATTCCGGTGCTGGGAGGAGCATCTCTGTACTCTCTGGTCAAAGACCTGGAGCACCTGGGAAATGCTGGAGCTGGCAACATCATGATTGGATTGCTGGTGTCTTTTGCCACCAGTTTGCTGGCCATTGGCTGGCTGCTGAAATTCATCTCCAAACACAACTTCAAGGGCTTTGCCATCTACCGCATCGTTGCAGGTGTGGTGATCCTGGTGCTGGCAGCCACGGGGGTGATTTCCCATACCAGAGCATGA
- a CDS encoding ABC transporter substrate-binding protein, whose product MKKTALLLGAILLTATAGARTFDEIKAAGTIKIATEGAFKPFNYFVGKKLTGFEVELGDAIAKKLGLKVQWVTQPFDSLIIGVTQNRYDFAIASHGINEERAKVVDFSDPHYCTGGQIVSKSPNIKTAAQLNGKRVAVQVGTSYLSNVQKVKGAKVKTFPKDTDAVQALISGTVDAWVSDKFVVLDAQKANPKVKWQLGDLLFQEKIAMVINKGNTSVTEALNGALADILKDGTYAKISKKYFGTDVSCK is encoded by the coding sequence ATGAAGAAGACCGCTTTACTGTTGGGTGCCATTCTGCTCACCGCCACTGCTGGGGCTCGCACCTTTGATGAAATCAAGGCTGCAGGGACCATCAAGATTGCCACTGAAGGGGCATTCAAACCATTCAACTACTTTGTGGGCAAAAAACTCACTGGATTTGAAGTGGAACTGGGCGATGCCATCGCCAAGAAACTGGGCCTGAAAGTCCAGTGGGTCACCCAGCCTTTTGACTCCCTGATCATTGGGGTCACCCAGAACCGTTATGACTTTGCCATTGCCTCTCACGGCATCAATGAAGAGCGGGCCAAAGTGGTGGACTTCTCCGATCCCCACTACTGCACCGGGGGCCAGATTGTTTCCAAATCCCCCAACATCAAGACCGCTGCGCAACTGAATGGAAAACGTGTTGCTGTGCAGGTGGGCACCAGTTATCTGTCCAACGTGCAGAAAGTCAAAGGCGCGAAGGTCAAAACCTTCCCCAAAGACACGGACGCTGTGCAGGCCCTGATCTCTGGCACCGTTGATGCCTGGGTTTCTGACAAATTCGTGGTGCTGGATGCCCAGAAAGCCAATCCCAAAGTGAAATGGCAACTGGGTGATCTTCTGTTCCAGGAGAAAATCGCCATGGTGATCAACAAGGGCAACACCAGCGTCACTGAAGCCCTCAACGGTGCCCTGGCCGACATCCTCAAAGATGGAACCTACGCGAAGATCAGCAAGAAATACTTCGGTACGGACGTCAGTTGCAAATAA
- a CDS encoding amino acid ABC transporter permease, translating into MKENSSLNNVLWILGLVVAFPIALVLIGYGVKTLPGLLHLSYAQQFADNAQIFVDATKTTLLLTVTSGVLGIFLGTVTGIAKLSGFAPFRWLASFYVWVFRGTPLIVQILFAFNAVPSIVPSVVDLPDFDFYAPMVALALNQGAYNAEVIRASIQAIPRGQTEAARSLGLSGIQAMWLVILPQAVRVSIPPLVNNIVSLLKDTSLATVVGTLELANAIDRFKSQTFLVIPSYVTSASIYLFLTTVMTLFTNELERRFKTKSR; encoded by the coding sequence ATGAAAGAGAACTCGTCTTTAAACAACGTGTTGTGGATTCTTGGACTGGTCGTTGCTTTTCCCATTGCACTGGTTTTGATTGGTTATGGGGTCAAAACACTGCCTGGATTGCTGCACCTCAGTTATGCCCAGCAGTTTGCAGACAATGCTCAGATTTTTGTGGATGCCACCAAGACCACATTGCTGCTTACGGTGACTTCTGGTGTTCTGGGCATCTTTCTGGGAACCGTCACCGGGATTGCCAAACTCAGTGGTTTTGCTCCTTTCAGGTGGCTGGCTTCTTTTTATGTGTGGGTGTTTCGGGGCACCCCACTGATTGTGCAAATCCTCTTTGCTTTTAATGCTGTGCCCAGCATCGTGCCCAGCGTGGTGGATTTGCCGGATTTTGATTTTTATGCCCCGATGGTGGCCCTGGCCCTCAACCAGGGGGCCTACAATGCAGAAGTGATCCGGGCTTCCATTCAGGCCATTCCCAGAGGCCAGACCGAAGCGGCCCGTTCGCTGGGACTCAGTGGAATTCAGGCCATGTGGCTGGTGATTTTGCCCCAGGCTGTTCGGGTTTCGATTCCTCCACTGGTCAACAACATCGTGTCATTGTTGAAAGACACCTCACTTGCCACTGTGGTGGGCACCCTGGAACTTGCCAATGCCATTGATCGGTTCAAGAGCCAGACTTTCCTGGTGATTCCTTCTTATGTTACCTCTGCATCGATCTATCTGTTTCTGACCACCGTGATGACCCTCTTTACCAACGAACTGGAGCGGCGCTTCAAGACCAAATCCAGATGA
- the pdxR gene encoding MocR-like pyridoxine biosynthesis transcription factor PdxR — protein MLPPLNPNPTEPLYRQVYQALREAILSGALPEGSKLPSSREFARTWGVARNTVLEAFELLEIEGFIETRPASGTYVARSVNPELTLEVPAPQLKLTEWAIRALQTPIRPSYNHIEVDFRLGNVPSEFFPAEAWARALRERAKALQGGLGQYGDELGPLETREAISSYLARERGVKATAGMVMLSSGSQGSLDALARVFLEPGKTVVMEDPGYLGARRVFEASGAEVIYLPVDAEGLNPELLPRKADLLYITPAHQFPTGAILPASRRLKILDWARTVGAWILEDDYNSEFRFDTRPLSAMQGLNPAQVIYVGTFSKSLSPALRSGFLVAPAPIIEVLSATRYLTDRQPPTLDSLALADFLHSGGFARHLKKARAMVLERYETLLAALKEHFPEWTIPTTGAGLHICAFLPADWTEQQLREASLRSGVAVDFLSRYATQAHHSGIILNYAHLNPQQIEQGIRQLRGAL, from the coding sequence ATGCTTCCCCCTCTAAATCCCAATCCCACGGAACCGCTGTACCGACAGGTCTATCAGGCTTTGCGGGAGGCCATTCTGTCAGGTGCCTTACCTGAGGGGAGCAAATTGCCCAGCAGCCGGGAATTTGCCAGAACCTGGGGGGTGGCCAGAAACACCGTTCTGGAAGCTTTTGAGCTGCTGGAAATCGAGGGTTTCATAGAGACCCGTCCGGCCAGTGGCACTTATGTGGCCCGCAGTGTCAATCCAGAACTGACGCTGGAAGTGCCTGCCCCACAACTGAAACTGACCGAATGGGCCATCCGTGCTTTGCAAACCCCGATCCGGCCTTCCTACAACCACATCGAGGTGGATTTCAGGCTGGGCAATGTGCCCAGTGAGTTTTTTCCTGCAGAAGCGTGGGCCAGGGCGCTCCGTGAGCGGGCCAAAGCCTTGCAGGGAGGTCTGGGTCAGTACGGTGATGAACTGGGACCGCTGGAAACCCGTGAAGCGATTTCCAGCTATCTGGCCCGTGAGCGTGGGGTCAAGGCCACAGCAGGCATGGTCATGCTCTCCAGTGGCTCTCAGGGCAGCCTGGATGCTCTTGCCAGGGTCTTTCTGGAACCAGGAAAAACCGTGGTGATGGAAGATCCGGGGTATCTGGGGGCCAGAAGGGTGTTTGAGGCTTCGGGTGCGGAGGTGATTTACCTTCCCGTCGATGCTGAAGGTCTGAATCCTGAACTTTTGCCCAGAAAAGCAGACCTGCTTTACATCACGCCTGCCCACCAGTTCCCCACAGGTGCAATCCTGCCTGCCTCCAGACGCCTGAAGATTCTGGACTGGGCCAGAACAGTCGGAGCCTGGATTCTGGAAGACGATTACAACTCGGAATTCCGGTTTGACACCCGCCCACTTTCTGCCATGCAGGGCCTCAATCCTGCACAGGTGATTTATGTGGGCACCTTCTCCAAGAGCCTGTCTCCTGCCCTCAGAAGTGGCTTTCTGGTGGCTCCTGCACCCATCATTGAGGTGCTGTCTGCCACCCGTTATCTCACAGACCGACAACCCCCGACGCTGGACAGCCTGGCCCTGGCGGATTTTCTGCACTCAGGTGGCTTTGCAAGGCACCTTAAAAAAGCACGGGCCATGGTGCTGGAGCGCTATGAAACTTTGCTGGCAGCCCTGAAAGAGCATTTTCCAGAGTGGACCATTCCGACCACGGGCGCAGGTCTGCACATCTGCGCTTTCCTCCCAGCAGACTGGACCGAGCAGCAACTCAGAGAAGCTTCTCTGCGCTCCGGGGTTGCTGTGGATTTTCTGAGCAGGTATGCCACCCAGGCCCACCACAGCGGGATCATCCTGAACTATGCCCATTTGAATCCCCAGCAAATTGAACAGGGCATCCGGCAATTGCGCGGTGCATTGTAA
- a CDS encoding RrF2 family transcriptional regulator produces MWISTKAQYGLRALIEIGKTPAQAVPLKDVAEKQDISQHYLEQIASNLRRAGFIRSVRGAHGGYRLSRAPKDIRAWDVVVTMEGSLAPVSCLEDSDSCSKTGSCATETLWKRVEDAVRDVLYNTTLEDLIRENVQMEHNRLVQLEPFYAPQ; encoded by the coding sequence ATGTGGATCTCGACCAAAGCACAGTACGGGCTGCGTGCCCTGATTGAAATCGGCAAAACCCCTGCCCAGGCGGTTCCGCTCAAAGATGTTGCAGAGAAGCAGGACATCAGCCAGCACTACCTGGAGCAGATTGCCTCCAACCTGCGCCGTGCCGGTTTCATCCGCAGCGTGAGGGGTGCCCATGGAGGCTACAGGCTGTCCCGTGCCCCAAAAGACATCCGGGCCTGGGATGTGGTGGTGACCATGGAAGGCAGCCTTGCTCCGGTCAGTTGCCTGGAAGATTCCGATTCCTGCAGCAAAACCGGAAGCTGTGCCACCGAAACCCTGTGGAAACGTGTAGAAGATGCCGTTCGGGATGTGCTGTACAACACCACCCTGGAAGACCTGATCCGGGAAAACGTGCAAATGGAGCACAACAGGCTGGTTCAGCTTGAGCCCTTCTACGCACCGCAGTAA